In Arachis hypogaea cultivar Tifrunner chromosome 2, arahy.Tifrunner.gnm2.J5K5, whole genome shotgun sequence, a genomic segment contains:
- the LOC112746148 gene encoding uncharacterized protein isoform X4, whose amino-acid sequence MDGFDLHFPLWNKEEGRATLTSDKHMASSSSSPAPLQTTMLLGSPSFPNAIAWSQDNLLAVATAHFVTILRPDMPHGPRGIIKISPIEPFLFGFVERKDLISGCLLPISLYRDDKPVVQSISWSPLGISLNSGCLLAVCTSEGHVKVYRPPFCDFCSEWIEVVNVSERLFEYLQCTEFQGTGTPLEFSKRNASDEIDSVAKPKKKSLKTVPENDMLPVISADQYATRSAVLSSIVVSWSPLLHDIHATVSLLAVGGKSGKISLWRFYAPDCYTIEGGKIPSAVKFVGFLEAHNSWVTTISWLSFSVNSSNPQILLVTGSSDGSVKVWLGDYHKLIKSTEVDQNVFILLKEVITVNVVPVSVLSVTVHVQCSSKMLLAIGKGSGSFEIWLCDISSKEFNKLGSYDAHDYIVTGLAWAFGGRCLYSCSQWFSRFTAFTILVPQIQNLLHWSPRSSTRDQYGA is encoded by the exons ATGGATGGGTTTGATTTGCACTTTCCTCTTTGGAACAAAG AAGAAGGACGAGCTACATTGACGAGTGATAAACACAtggcttcttcctcttcctctccaGCACCGTTACAGACTACTATGCTTCTTGGTTCGCCTAGTTTCCCAAACGCCATTGCTTGGTCCCAAGACAACCTCCTTGCTGTTGCTACCGCCCACTTCGTTACCATTCTT AGACCAGACATGCCTCATGGACCACGTGGAATAATCAAAATCTCTCCAATTGAGCCATTCCTCTTTGGCTTTGTTGAAAGAAAAG ATTTAATCTCTGGATGCCTCCTCCCTATTAGTTTGTACCGTGATGATAAGCCTGTTGTTCAGTCAATATCATGGTCGCCACTTGGCATTTCTTTGAATTCAGG GTGCTTGTTGGCTGTTTGCACTAGCGAAGGACACGTGAAGGTTTATCGTCCACCCTTTTGTGATTTCTGTTCAGAATGGATTGAG GTTGTGAACGTTAGTGAACGTCTATTTGAATATTTGCAATGTACTGAGTTTCAAGGCACGGGGACTCCATTAGAGTTTTCCAAA AGAAATGCATCAGATGAAATAGATTCTGTGGCTAAACCTAAAAAGAAATCCTTGAAAACAGTTCCCGAGAACGACATGTTGCCTGTGATAAGTGCTGATCAATATGCTACTCGCAGCGCAGTGCTAAGCTCAATTGTTGTTTCATGGTCTCCTTTACTGCATGATATTCATGCTACTGTCAGCCTACTTGCTGTTGGAGGGAAGTCTGGTAAAATTTCTTTATGGAGATTTTATGCACCAGATTGCTATACTATTGAGGGTGGAAAAATCCCATCTGCTGTGAAATTTGTTGGATTTCTTGAAGCACACAATTCATGGGTTACAACAATAAGTTGGTTGTCATTTTCTGTTAATTCCTCAAATCCACAAATTTTATTAGTTACTGGAAGCTCTGATGGGAG TGTCAAGGTTTGGTTGGGTGACTATCACAAATTGATTAAATCAACAGAAGTGGATCAGAATGTGTTCATTTTGTTGAAGGAG GTTATCACTGTCAATGTTGTCCCAGTTTCTGTACTTTCAGTAACTGTGCATGTCCAATGCTCTTCCAAGATGCTTTTAGCAATAGGCAAAGGTTCTGGTTCCTTTGAAATATGGCTATGTGACATATCTTCTAAGGAATTCAACAAGCTTGGTTCATATGATGCACATGACTATATT GTTACTGGCTTGGCATGGGCATTTGGTGGAAGATGTTTGTACAGCTGTAGCCag